From Rhinoraja longicauda isolate Sanriku21f chromosome 30, sRhiLon1.1, whole genome shotgun sequence, a single genomic window includes:
- the LOC144607944 gene encoding NAD kinase-like isoform X3: protein MLCKKIIADAGTNRRHIQDPASQKLTWHKPPRSILVIKKIQDDRLLQPFKELCIFLMEVKEMIVYVENKVLEDPSIANDESFGQLKKLCTFREGFDDLSDRIDFIICLGGDGTLLYASSLFQGSVPPVMAFHLGSLGFLTPFNFDTYQSQVTQVIEGNVAITLRSRLKVKVVMENRSGHPRAVEENGLIDTRCGDGHPRKRTSHYQVLNEVVVDRGPSSYLSNVDLFLDGCLITTVQGDGVIVSTPTGSTAYAAAAGASMIHPNVPAIMITPICPHSLSFRPIVVPAGVELKIMLSPDARNTAWVSFDGRKRQEICHGDSISMTTSCYPVPSICFRDPVNDWFESLAECLHWNVRKKQSYLPDMEED, encoded by the exons atgttgtgtaagaaaataattgcagatgctggtacaaatcgaag GCACATCCAGGATCCAGCCAGTCAAAAGCTGACGTGGCATAAACCTCCCCGGAGCATCTTAGTCATTAAAAAGATCCAAGATGACCGGTTGCTTCAACCATTTAAGGAACTGTGCATCTTCCTAATGGAG GTAAAAGAAATGATTGTTTACGTGGAGAACAAAGTACTTGAAGACCCTTCCATAGCCAACGACGAGAGCTTTGGCCAACTTAAGAAATTATGCACTTTTAGAGAAG GCTTCGATGATTTGTCGGACCGGATTGACTTTATAATTTGTCTCGGGGGTGATGGCACTTTGCTTTACGCGTCGTCTTTGTTCCAG GGTAGTGTTCCACCTGTGATGGCTTTTCATCTTGGCTCTCTGGGATTCTTGACGCCATTTAACTTCGACACCTACCAGTCACAAGTCACGCAAGTCATTGAAG GTAACGTGGCCATCACCCTGCGGAGCCGCCTCAAGGTGAAGGTGGTGATGGAGAACCGCTCGGGCCACCCGCGGGCAGTGGAGGAGAACGGGCTGATCGACACCAGGTGCGGGGACGGCCACCCGAGGAAGCGAACCTCCCACTACCAG GTTCTGAATGAAGTGGTGGTTGATCGTGGTCCTTCTTCATATCTCTCCAACGTGGACTTGTTTCTGGATGGATGTCTCATAACTACTGTACAAGGAGATG GAGTGATCGTCTCGACTCCGACAGGGAGCACGGCCTACGCGGCGGCGGCGGGAGCTTCCATGATTCACCCCAACGTGCCGGCCATCATGATCACGCCCATCTGTCCACATTCCCTGTCCTTCCGGCCGATCGTGGTCCCGGCAGGAGTGGAGCTGAAG ATCATGTTGTCGCCAGACGCCAGGAACACGGCCTGGGTCTCCTTTGATGGGCGGAAGCGTCAGGAGATCTGTCACGGGGACAG CATCTCCATGACTACCTCCTGCTACCCGGTGCCCTCGATATGCTTCAGGGACCCGGTGAACGACTGGTTCGAGAGCCTGGCCGAGTGTTTACACTGGAATGTGAGGAAGAAGCAGAGCTACCTGCCCGACATGGAGGAGGACTGA
- the LOC144607944 gene encoding NAD kinase-like isoform X2 — protein MRDTVRTIQCVANISAPTRTGSSWKWHIQDPASQKLTWHKPPRSILVIKKIQDDRLLQPFKELCIFLMEVKEMIVYVENKVLEDPSIANDESFGQLKKLCTFREGFDDLSDRIDFIICLGGDGTLLYASSLFQGSVPPVMAFHLGSLGFLTPFNFDTYQSQVTQVIEGNVAITLRSRLKVKVVMENRSGHPRAVEENGLIDTRCGDGHPRKRTSHYQVLNEVVVDRGPSSYLSNVDLFLDGCLITTVQGDGVIVSTPTGSTAYAAAAGASMIHPNVPAIMITPICPHSLSFRPIVVPAGVELKIMLSPDARNTAWVSFDGRKRQEICHGDSISMTTSCYPVPSICFRDPVNDWFESLAECLHWNVRKKQSYLPDMEED, from the exons ATGAGAGACACGGTGAGAACCATTCAGTGCGTGGCCAACATCAGTGCTCCCACACGGACTGGCTCTTCCTGGAAATG GCACATCCAGGATCCAGCCAGTCAAAAGCTGACGTGGCATAAACCTCCCCGGAGCATCTTAGTCATTAAAAAGATCCAAGATGACCGGTTGCTTCAACCATTTAAGGAACTGTGCATCTTCCTAATGGAG GTAAAAGAAATGATTGTTTACGTGGAGAACAAAGTACTTGAAGACCCTTCCATAGCCAACGACGAGAGCTTTGGCCAACTTAAGAAATTATGCACTTTTAGAGAAG GCTTCGATGATTTGTCGGACCGGATTGACTTTATAATTTGTCTCGGGGGTGATGGCACTTTGCTTTACGCGTCGTCTTTGTTCCAG GGTAGTGTTCCACCTGTGATGGCTTTTCATCTTGGCTCTCTGGGATTCTTGACGCCATTTAACTTCGACACCTACCAGTCACAAGTCACGCAAGTCATTGAAG GTAACGTGGCCATCACCCTGCGGAGCCGCCTCAAGGTGAAGGTGGTGATGGAGAACCGCTCGGGCCACCCGCGGGCAGTGGAGGAGAACGGGCTGATCGACACCAGGTGCGGGGACGGCCACCCGAGGAAGCGAACCTCCCACTACCAG GTTCTGAATGAAGTGGTGGTTGATCGTGGTCCTTCTTCATATCTCTCCAACGTGGACTTGTTTCTGGATGGATGTCTCATAACTACTGTACAAGGAGATG GAGTGATCGTCTCGACTCCGACAGGGAGCACGGCCTACGCGGCGGCGGCGGGAGCTTCCATGATTCACCCCAACGTGCCGGCCATCATGATCACGCCCATCTGTCCACATTCCCTGTCCTTCCGGCCGATCGTGGTCCCGGCAGGAGTGGAGCTGAAG ATCATGTTGTCGCCAGACGCCAGGAACACGGCCTGGGTCTCCTTTGATGGGCGGAAGCGTCAGGAGATCTGTCACGGGGACAG CATCTCCATGACTACCTCCTGCTACCCGGTGCCCTCGATATGCTTCAGGGACCCGGTGAACGACTGGTTCGAGAGCCTGGCCGAGTGTTTACACTGGAATGTGAGGAAGAAGCAGAGCTACCTGCCCGACATGGAGGAGGACTGA